In Desulfosoma caldarium, the following are encoded in one genomic region:
- the remA gene encoding extracellular matrix/biofilm regulator RemA, with the protein MDIKLLNIGFGNTVVANRIVAIVSPSSAPMKRLKEDAKQANKLIDATMGRRTRAIIITDSDHVILSGVQAETIAQRLLHDQGQKDGPTSKSGK; encoded by the coding sequence ATGGACATTAAGCTGCTTAATATCGGGTTTGGCAACACCGTGGTGGCCAACCGCATTGTGGCCATCGTGTCGCCCAGTTCAGCGCCCATGAAACGACTTAAGGAAGACGCCAAACAAGCCAACAAGCTTATTGACGCCACCATGGGGCGTCGCACGCGCGCCATTATTATCACGGACAGTGACCATGTGATTTTGTCCGGAGTTCAAGCGGAAACCATCGCCCAAAGGCTTTTGCACGACCAAGGGCAAAAGGATGGACCGACGTCCAAGAGCGGAAAATGA
- the gmk gene encoding guanylate kinase codes for MAPDLRGHVFILSAPSGVGKSTIVKAVLAQDRRLRFSVSCTTRPPRPGEIHGVDYDFLSHQAFEKGIEEGRFLEWAKVYGNYYGTDRHRVQAWLAQGLDVLLEIDVQGARKVRATVPESTTLFILPPSMDALAERLRRRATDAEEVIRRRLKAAQEEIREAPWYDYIIVNDVLEEAVADVVAIIRASRCARLRAHGVLAPFLAFF; via the coding sequence ATGGCGCCAGACCTTCGCGGGCACGTGTTTATTCTTTCGGCACCGTCGGGCGTGGGCAAGAGCACCATCGTCAAGGCCGTTTTGGCTCAGGACCGACGTCTTCGCTTTTCGGTTTCCTGCACCACGCGCCCACCGCGCCCCGGGGAAATCCATGGCGTCGACTATGACTTCTTATCCCACCAAGCTTTCGAAAAGGGCATCGAAGAAGGGAGATTTCTCGAATGGGCCAAGGTCTACGGAAACTATTACGGAACCGACCGGCACCGCGTCCAAGCTTGGCTCGCTCAAGGCCTGGATGTCCTGCTGGAAATCGACGTTCAGGGGGCTCGAAAGGTCCGGGCCACCGTCCCTGAATCCACAACGCTCTTCATTCTACCCCCTTCCATGGACGCCTTGGCCGAGCGGCTGCGCCGCCGTGCCACGGATGCAGAGGAAGTGATTCGACGGCGCTTGAAGGCGGCTCAGGAGGAAATTCGGGAAGCTCCCTGGTACGATTACATCATCGTGAACGATGTGCTGGAGGAGGCCGTGGCCGATGTGGTGGCGATCATTCGCGCCTCCCGTTGCGCCCGTCTTCGCGCTCACGGCGTCCTGGCGCCTTTTTTGGCGTTTTTTTAA
- the rlmB gene encoding 23S rRNA (guanosine(2251)-2'-O)-methyltransferase RlmB encodes MAKNLSKNRRPRVKPSRDVGEEALWIYGVNPVWECLKAHPKDVMEIYCSRDDPRAQVVLQLAQAHNIPVSVMERRDLSNLLGHGHHQGLAARLKTFRYEALETLLTRLEAHKRPLLVLDGLQDPHNLGAIVRSACFLGAHAVILPKDRSVPVTGAVFKASAGALAHLLVVQVTNLVRAMEQLKSVGYWMVGLDVQGSLSIYDLEYTMPVGLVVGSEGTGLRPLVKKTCDFLVKIPGTGPVQSLNASVATAVALAEIRRQQQLCFNASLRP; translated from the coding sequence ATGGCGAAAAATCTCTCAAAAAACCGCCGCCCTCGGGTAAAACCTTCGCGAGACGTCGGCGAAGAGGCCTTGTGGATCTACGGCGTCAATCCCGTGTGGGAGTGCTTGAAGGCGCACCCGAAAGACGTCATGGAAATTTACTGCAGCCGTGATGATCCACGGGCTCAAGTCGTCCTTCAATTGGCTCAAGCCCATAACATTCCGGTGTCTGTCATGGAACGCCGCGACCTTTCCAATCTCCTTGGCCATGGGCACCACCAGGGGTTGGCGGCACGGCTCAAAACTTTTCGTTACGAGGCCTTGGAAACCCTCCTCACACGTTTAGAAGCGCACAAGCGGCCCCTTCTCGTGCTGGACGGCCTTCAAGATCCGCACAATTTGGGCGCCATTGTGCGCAGCGCCTGCTTTCTAGGAGCTCACGCCGTGATCCTTCCCAAGGACCGCTCCGTGCCGGTTACCGGAGCCGTCTTTAAAGCGTCAGCGGGAGCCCTGGCGCATCTTTTGGTAGTCCAGGTCACCAATCTGGTTCGGGCCATGGAACAGCTCAAATCCGTGGGTTACTGGATGGTGGGGCTTGATGTCCAGGGTAGCTTGTCCATCTACGACTTGGAATACACCATGCCAGTGGGTTTGGTGGTGGGTAGCGAAGGGACGGGGCTTCGCCCCTTGGTGAAAAAGACGTGCGATTTTTTGGTCAAAATTCCAGGCACAGGCCCTGTGCAATCCCTCAACGCCTCCGTTGCCACCGCGGTGGCCTTGGCGGAAATACGCCGCCAGCAGCAACTGTGCTTCAATGCTTCGCTTCGCCCATGA
- a CDS encoding YggS family pyridoxal phosphate-dependent enzyme, translated as MNDIEANLSAILHQMEQACRRCGRDPHSVRLIGVTKQVSVEKIRQAAAAGLRCFGENYVQEGIRKIEALSDLYLEWHFIGRLQTNKVKHAVQRFSWIHTLDRLSLARELNKRAGNLGHRVSVLLQVHLGDEETKGGVAPDELEALFDEAQAMEWLEVRGLMAVPPYFEDPEAVRPFFRNLRQWLERLRLKASHPERMTELSMGMSHDFHVAIEEGATMIRVGTALFGPRTNRA; from the coding sequence ATGAACGATATCGAGGCCAATCTTTCCGCGATACTTCATCAAATGGAACAAGCCTGCCGACGCTGCGGCCGGGACCCGCACAGTGTTCGGCTCATCGGCGTCACCAAACAGGTTTCCGTCGAGAAAATACGCCAAGCCGCTGCGGCCGGGCTTCGCTGTTTCGGGGAAAACTATGTTCAGGAAGGCATCCGCAAGATTGAGGCCCTCTCCGACCTATATTTGGAATGGCACTTCATCGGCCGCCTGCAGACCAACAAGGTGAAACATGCGGTGCAAAGGTTTTCCTGGATTCACACGCTGGATCGCCTGTCCCTGGCCAGGGAACTGAACAAGCGTGCGGGAAACCTAGGCCACAGGGTTTCCGTGCTCTTGCAGGTGCATTTGGGGGATGAAGAAACCAAGGGGGGTGTTGCTCCCGACGAGTTGGAAGCTTTGTTTGACGAGGCGCAAGCCATGGAATGGCTAGAGGTGCGAGGCCTGATGGCTGTGCCCCCTTACTTTGAAGATCCTGAGGCGGTCCGGCCTTTTTTTAGGAACCTGCGTCAGTGGCTTGAAAGGCTCCGGCTTAAAGCGAGCCATCCCGAACGCATGACGGAACTTTCCATGGGCATGAGCCACGATTTCCATGTGGCCATTGAAGAGGGTGCGACAATGATCCGCGTGGGCACGGCACTCTTCGGCCCTCGAACTAACAGGGCCTGA
- a CDS encoding Maf family protein — protein MPLYVVREPLVLASGSPRRRELLAQIGLDFQVRPSSAEEPFMGSRPAEGVRRAALLKARSVALQEGASWVLAADTIVVLGGHIFGKPSSPEEARNMLHFLAGRSHEVYSAVCLMRADRGFCRLEIVRSRVEFREVTNAEIDAYVRTGEPMDKAGAYGIQGLGGAFVRAVYGSYTNVVGLPLAETLGMLQKNGVIAPCVEEGPGPAL, from the coding sequence ATGCCCCTTTATGTTGTGCGCGAGCCTTTGGTGCTGGCCTCCGGATCGCCAAGGCGAAGGGAGCTTTTGGCCCAAATAGGCTTGGATTTTCAGGTGCGTCCCAGCTCAGCGGAGGAACCTTTTATGGGTTCTCGGCCTGCAGAAGGGGTTCGAAGGGCTGCGCTCCTTAAAGCGCGCTCCGTCGCGCTGCAGGAAGGGGCATCGTGGGTCCTTGCGGCGGACACCATTGTGGTTTTGGGAGGCCATATTTTCGGCAAACCATCAAGTCCCGAAGAGGCCAGGAACATGCTGCACTTCCTTGCCGGCAGAAGCCACGAGGTCTACAGCGCCGTCTGTCTGATGCGGGCGGATCGAGGCTTTTGCCGGCTGGAAATTGTGCGCAGCCGCGTGGAGTTTCGCGAGGTGACAAATGCGGAAATTGATGCCTACGTGCGCACAGGTGAACCCATGGACAAGGCTGGCGCCTACGGTATTCAAGGGTTAGGGGGAGCCTTTGTGCGAGCGGTCTACGGCTCCTACACCAACGTGGTGGGCTTGCCCCTCGCCGAAACCCTTGGAATGCTCCAAAAAAACGGGGTCATCGCGCCGTGCGTTGAAGAAGGCCCTGGGCCCGCATTGTAG
- a CDS encoding TatD family hydrolase, which translates to MDPVRPTGGWLIDTHAHLDFPELSTDLDGVFARCRAAQVAVIVTIGIDAKTSRTAVELSRRYPHVYATVGLHPHGARRLTDKELRDFADLAAEPKVVAIGEMGLDYYRDRQPRETQRRCLEQQLELAVQCQKPGVFHIREAHEDFLRLVKPYVARLKPSVLHCFSGDWKMAVRCLDLGFYLSIPGTVTYKNAQEQQKVVRMAPLDRLLVETDAPFLTPVPFRGKPNEPAYVRYTAEKIAELRGCSLKEVAEATSGNAQRVFGWTF; encoded by the coding sequence ATGGATCCAGTTCGACCTACCGGCGGATGGCTCATTGATACCCATGCGCATTTGGATTTTCCGGAACTATCCACGGACCTTGACGGGGTGTTTGCCCGGTGCCGTGCCGCGCAGGTGGCCGTGATCGTCACCATTGGCATTGACGCCAAGACCAGTCGTACGGCCGTGGAACTCAGTCGCCGCTACCCGCACGTGTACGCCACCGTGGGTCTTCATCCCCATGGAGCTCGACGGCTTACCGATAAAGAACTGCGCGATTTCGCCGACTTGGCCGCCGAGCCCAAGGTGGTGGCCATCGGTGAAATGGGTCTGGACTACTACAGAGACAGGCAGCCTCGGGAGACGCAAAGAAGGTGTCTGGAGCAGCAGTTGGAGCTGGCTGTCCAATGCCAAAAACCCGGCGTGTTTCATATTCGTGAAGCCCATGAGGATTTCCTTCGACTCGTGAAACCCTATGTGGCCCGCTTAAAGCCCAGTGTTCTTCATTGTTTTTCCGGGGATTGGAAGATGGCCGTTCGCTGTCTGGACCTGGGATTTTACTTGTCCATTCCGGGAACGGTCACCTACAAGAACGCTCAAGAGCAGCAAAAGGTCGTGCGCATGGCGCCTTTGGACCGCCTGTTGGTGGAAACCGATGCACCCTTCCTCACGCCGGTTCCCTTTCGAGGAAAGCCCAACGAGCCTGCCTACGTGCGCTACACGGCGGAAAAGATAGCCGAGCTTCGCGGCTGTTCCCTTAAGGAGGTAGCTGAAGCAACCAGTGGCAATGCGCAAAGAGTGTTCGGGTGGACTTTCTGA
- a CDS encoding vitamin B12-dependent ribonucleotide reductase, translating to MKRTKRSAARRAVALSPNALVVLKKRYLKKGPKGEPVETPEELFRRVAKAIAEADAVYGATEREVAETTELFYDLMASLDFLPNSPTLMNAGTELGQLSACFVLPVGDSLEEIFEAVKYAAKIHQSGGGTGFSFSRLRPEGDVVKSTNGVASGPVSFMTVFDSATDTIKQGGRRRGANMGILRVDHPDIEKFITCKHDNDRLTNFNISVALTDAFMRAVENDEDYDLINPRTGARVKALSARKVFHSIVQSAWKNGEPGVIFLDAINRHNPTPHVGSIESTNPCGEQPLLPYESCNLGSINLLHMVQDGAVNYERLKDVVWHAVHFLDNVIDVNKYPLPSIRDMTLANRKIGLGIMGFADMLMALGIPYNSEEAVAMAEEVMGFIQRESKEASAELAKKRGNFPNFKGSIYDPDAGGAWPYMRNATTTTIAPTGTISILAGCSSGVEPVFAITFVRKVLDGEELLEVHPLFQKVARERKFFSENLMKKIATRGSLQAFSEIPEDVRRVFVTAHDISPEWHIRIQAAFQKYTDNAVSKTINFPNSATPEDIEKAYFQAFKSGCKGLTVYRDGSRDMQVLNIQKKAEFRQVEPRPRPDKTIGATERINTGCGKLYVTINRDEYGFCEVFAQMGKAGGCAYSQIEATARLISLALRSGVRIEAIIRQLMGIRCPSPIWQNGEQILSCTDAIAKVLNRHAQANVASALQEMGACPDCGASVEYDGGCIVCRACGFSRCT from the coding sequence ATGAAACGCACCAAGCGCTCCGCAGCTCGACGTGCCGTTGCTCTGAGCCCGAACGCTCTTGTGGTTCTGAAAAAGCGCTACCTGAAAAAGGGGCCCAAGGGAGAACCTGTGGAAACGCCGGAAGAGCTCTTTCGGCGCGTGGCCAAAGCCATCGCCGAAGCGGATGCGGTTTATGGGGCGACGGAAAGGGAAGTGGCCGAAACCACGGAACTGTTCTACGACCTCATGGCATCTCTAGACTTTCTTCCCAATTCCCCGACCTTGATGAACGCCGGAACCGAACTGGGCCAGCTTTCCGCCTGCTTCGTCCTTCCCGTGGGGGATTCGTTGGAAGAGATCTTTGAAGCCGTCAAGTATGCCGCCAAGATTCACCAAAGCGGTGGGGGTACGGGGTTTTCTTTTTCGCGCCTCCGCCCGGAAGGTGACGTGGTCAAGAGCACCAACGGCGTGGCCAGCGGCCCGGTGAGTTTCATGACCGTTTTTGATTCGGCCACGGACACCATCAAGCAAGGGGGCCGGCGCCGTGGGGCCAACATGGGCATCCTTCGCGTCGATCACCCGGACATCGAAAAGTTCATCACGTGCAAGCATGACAACGACCGGCTCACCAACTTCAACATTTCCGTGGCCCTGACGGATGCCTTTATGCGCGCCGTGGAAAACGATGAGGACTACGACCTCATCAACCCGCGCACCGGCGCTCGCGTCAAGGCGTTGTCGGCCCGAAAGGTTTTCCATTCCATTGTGCAGTCGGCGTGGAAGAACGGAGAACCCGGCGTTATCTTCCTCGATGCCATCAACCGACACAACCCCACGCCCCACGTGGGGTCCATTGAGAGCACCAACCCTTGCGGCGAACAGCCCCTTTTGCCCTATGAATCGTGCAATCTCGGCTCCATCAACCTCCTGCACATGGTGCAAGACGGAGCCGTGAACTACGAGCGCCTCAAGGATGTGGTCTGGCACGCCGTGCATTTCCTCGACAATGTCATCGACGTGAACAAATACCCTCTGCCCAGCATTCGTGACATGACCCTGGCCAATCGCAAGATCGGCCTGGGCATCATGGGCTTTGCCGACATGCTCATGGCCTTGGGTATTCCTTACAACTCCGAAGAAGCCGTGGCCATGGCCGAAGAGGTTATGGGCTTCATTCAGAGGGAATCGAAGGAAGCCTCAGCGGAACTGGCCAAAAAACGGGGCAACTTTCCCAACTTCAAGGGTTCCATCTATGACCCAGACGCAGGGGGCGCTTGGCCTTACATGAGGAATGCCACCACGACAACTATTGCGCCAACGGGAACCATCAGCATTTTGGCGGGGTGTTCCAGTGGCGTGGAACCCGTGTTCGCCATCACCTTTGTGCGAAAGGTTTTGGATGGTGAGGAACTGCTGGAAGTGCATCCGCTTTTTCAAAAGGTCGCTCGGGAAAGAAAATTCTTCTCTGAAAACCTCATGAAAAAAATCGCCACGCGAGGAAGCCTTCAAGCCTTTTCCGAGATCCCCGAAGATGTGCGTCGCGTCTTTGTCACGGCTCACGACATCAGCCCCGAGTGGCACATTCGTATTCAGGCGGCCTTTCAGAAATATACAGACAACGCCGTCAGCAAGACCATCAATTTTCCCAACAGCGCCACGCCCGAAGACATTGAGAAGGCTTACTTTCAAGCCTTTAAATCCGGGTGCAAGGGTCTGACGGTCTATCGGGACGGCAGTCGAGACATGCAGGTGTTGAACATTCAGAAAAAGGCGGAATTCCGACAGGTTGAACCTCGACCTCGACCGGACAAGACCATCGGGGCAACGGAGCGGATCAATACCGGGTGTGGGAAACTCTACGTGACCATCAACCGTGACGAATACGGCTTCTGTGAAGTGTTTGCGCAGATGGGCAAGGCGGGAGGGTGCGCCTATTCGCAGATTGAAGCCACGGCCCGCCTCATTTCGCTGGCCCTGCGCTCCGGCGTGCGCATTGAAGCCATCATTCGGCAGCTCATGGGTATTCGATGCCCATCGCCCATTTGGCAAAACGGCGAACAAATCCTTTCCTGCACCGACGCCATTGCCAAGGTGTTAAACAGGCACGCCCAGGCCAACGTGGCTTCGGCATTGCAGGAGATGGGAGCCTGCCCCGACTGTGGCGCCTCTGTGGAATACGACGGGGGATGTATCGTGTGCCGAGCCTGTGGGTTTTCTCGGTGCACATAA
- the nfi gene encoding deoxyribonuclease V (cleaves DNA at apurinic or apyrimidinic sites): protein MDRLSPSEARQLQEQLAGRVVLRPLPAVFSVLGAADLSYIKETNQLIAVIVTFSWPTLQPLESVHVKSAIRFPYVPGLLSFREIPAMLKAYAQLRRPPDIFLCDGQGLAHPRRFGLACHLGILLEKPTVGCAKTRLCGNHEPLEAERGARQPLWLDGTQVGYVYRSKTGVKPLYISPGHLADCNSALWLVERCLGRYRLPEPLRAAHHTATRLRKTMMAT from the coding sequence GTGGATCGCCTGTCCCCCTCAGAAGCACGTCAACTACAGGAACAATTGGCCGGCAGGGTGGTTTTGCGCCCTCTGCCGGCGGTCTTTTCCGTTCTTGGCGCGGCGGATCTCTCCTACATCAAGGAAACCAACCAGCTCATCGCCGTGATCGTCACCTTCTCTTGGCCCACGCTTCAGCCCTTGGAATCCGTGCACGTGAAGTCGGCCATTCGGTTTCCCTATGTGCCGGGACTCTTGAGTTTCCGTGAAATTCCAGCAATGCTCAAGGCCTACGCCCAGCTTCGCCGCCCTCCGGACATTTTTTTGTGCGATGGCCAAGGTCTGGCCCATCCACGGCGCTTCGGCCTGGCCTGCCATTTAGGGATTCTTCTGGAAAAACCCACCGTGGGATGTGCCAAGACGCGGTTGTGCGGAAATCATGAGCCTCTGGAGGCCGAGCGAGGAGCACGCCAGCCCCTGTGGCTTGACGGCACCCAGGTCGGATATGTGTATCGTTCCAAAACGGGCGTCAAACCTCTCTACATCTCTCCAGGCCATTTGGCCGACTGCAATTCGGCCCTTTGGCTCGTGGAACGGTGTCTGGGCCGATACCGTCTTCCTGAGCCTCTGCGCGCCGCCCACCACACGGCCACAAGGCTTCGAAAAACTATGATGGCAACCTAA
- a CDS encoding 3'-5' exonuclease has translation MPLHGLIHQDFVALDFETATTDRNSACAVALVKVQNDGIVHRAFRLIRPPTSEFRFTHIHGITWADVRHEPTFEEIWPELVQLTDGAFFYAAHNAAFDRSVLHACCKTYNLSVPQTPFVCTMQLARRCWRLRPTRLPDVCRYLGIDLQHHDAASDAEACARIVLAARRDAL, from the coding sequence ATGCCGCTGCATGGATTGATTCATCAGGATTTTGTGGCCCTTGACTTTGAAACGGCGACCACCGACCGCAACAGCGCCTGTGCCGTGGCTTTGGTCAAAGTCCAGAATGATGGCATTGTTCATCGTGCCTTTCGACTCATTCGTCCACCCACTTCAGAGTTTCGTTTTACCCATATACACGGAATCACCTGGGCGGATGTGCGCCATGAGCCAACCTTTGAAGAAATATGGCCCGAACTGGTTCAGCTAACGGACGGCGCCTTTTTTTATGCGGCCCACAATGCTGCTTTTGACCGATCGGTGCTGCACGCCTGTTGCAAAACCTACAACCTTTCCGTTCCGCAAACGCCTTTCGTGTGCACCATGCAGTTGGCTCGACGCTGTTGGCGTCTTCGTCCGACGAGACTCCCTGATGTCTGCCGTTATCTTGGAATCGACCTGCAGCACCATGATGCGGCTTCGGATGCCGAAGCCTGCGCCCGCATCGTGCTGGCCGCACGAAGGGATGCTCTGTGA
- a CDS encoding alpha/beta hydrolase family protein, whose product MQEPEATTISIPSTRGAIPAVVHCPCESLASTDESAGVVLCCHGLLSAKNSPKFLDMAEALALRGLWAVRFDFTGCGENTSRFGASLVETRLDDLECVVAWARSRHRPWGRKAVMGLFGSSLGGFMSYVYSALFPGKVQALALWAAPARLQGIGGHAKPRPVELERTWPLALPLGTPSAVDDLPAVPDVLIVHGTHDELVPWNHAVDYYRCAAEEKRFMLLEGADHRLTDSEARAMASKATVTWFFSKLMTPAESAEKP is encoded by the coding sequence ATGCAGGAACCGGAGGCAACAACTATTTCCATACCATCGACGCGAGGGGCCATTCCGGCGGTGGTTCATTGTCCCTGTGAGTCCTTGGCTTCCACCGACGAGTCGGCCGGCGTGGTCCTCTGTTGCCATGGTCTTTTGAGCGCCAAGAACAGCCCCAAATTTTTGGACATGGCCGAAGCCCTGGCCCTGAGAGGACTCTGGGCCGTTCGGTTTGACTTTACCGGCTGTGGCGAAAACACCTCACGGTTCGGGGCAAGCCTTGTGGAAACCCGTTTGGATGATCTGGAGTGCGTGGTGGCGTGGGCTCGGTCCCGGCATCGGCCATGGGGCCGTAAAGCCGTTATGGGTCTTTTTGGATCCAGCCTCGGAGGCTTCATGAGCTACGTCTATTCGGCACTTTTCCCTGGTAAAGTGCAGGCTTTGGCCCTGTGGGCCGCTCCGGCTCGGCTGCAGGGAATCGGCGGCCATGCGAAGCCTCGGCCTGTGGAACTGGAGCGTACCTGGCCGCTCGCGCTGCCTTTGGGAACCCCCAGTGCCGTGGACGATCTTCCAGCCGTTCCCGACGTCCTCATTGTTCATGGCACCCATGACGAACTGGTTCCGTGGAATCATGCCGTGGATTATTACCGTTGTGCGGCGGAGGAAAAGCGGTTCATGCTCTTGGAAGGGGCCGATCACCGGTTAACCGATTCTGAAGCTCGAGCCATGGCATCCAAAGCGACGGTTACCTGGTTTTTCAGCAAACTTATGACGCCTGCAGAAAGTGCGGAAAAACCTTAA
- a CDS encoding class I SAM-dependent methyltransferase: MEDNVDNGELTRILATLQAKYRTETVNVKIGSDLLRILQLADFEDYVGKLAQKEYLTLEDLPLWAKVWEASFVMASYWAHQPVVPGRRILEIGTGIGVLGVFMASKGHRVTLSDINEDALLFARANVLLNGCEGNADVQRIDWNDTFLGEPYHVIVGSEVVYDRATYPALVRFLDQALVPGGTIFLAKNTQLQAPGFFAELVTRFAYKEKIIPFEGHDEISGVALYAIRRRGETTCS; the protein is encoded by the coding sequence ATGGAGGACAACGTGGACAACGGCGAACTCACCCGCATTCTCGCTACTCTACAGGCTAAGTACCGCACGGAAACGGTGAACGTGAAAATCGGGTCGGACCTTCTTCGAATCTTGCAATTGGCGGATTTTGAAGATTACGTGGGAAAATTGGCTCAAAAGGAGTACTTGACCTTGGAGGATCTTCCGTTGTGGGCCAAAGTCTGGGAAGCGTCTTTTGTCATGGCGTCCTACTGGGCGCATCAACCGGTTGTTCCAGGCCGGCGCATCCTGGAAATTGGGACCGGCATCGGCGTTCTTGGCGTCTTTATGGCTTCCAAGGGGCACCGGGTCACCCTGTCGGACATCAATGAGGATGCGCTGCTGTTCGCTCGAGCCAACGTTCTTTTGAACGGGTGCGAAGGGAATGCGGATGTGCAGCGAATCGATTGGAACGACACCTTTCTGGGCGAACCCTATCATGTCATTGTGGGTTCGGAAGTGGTCTACGACCGAGCCACTTATCCGGCGCTGGTGCGGTTTTTGGATCAGGCTCTTGTCCCCGGTGGCACCATCTTTCTTGCCAAAAACACCCAGCTTCAGGCTCCGGGCTTTTTTGCGGAGCTGGTGACACGGTTTGCCTACAAGGAAAAAATCATCCCATTTGAAGGCCACGACGAAATTTCGGGCGTTGCTCTCTATGCCATACGCCGTCGTGGAGAGACGACCTGCTCGTGA
- a CDS encoding macro domain-containing protein — MQGEVERWLKDRQRKILQDLVAQALESIPAWCRDAVRDALLHKAHLRRWEHGGFYAVVPFEDGWLPLDRAVVRLVEARAKESEGVDMERSVGDKVIMLVQGDITEMETDAIVNAANAQLVLGGGVAGAIRTKGGPEIQEECDRIGGTHVGGAVVTTGGRLKARWVIHAVGPRWGEGDEEEKLRQATLNSLRRATEKGMRSVAFPAISTGIFGFPKDLCAKIMLDTVLRFLAQEETSVERVVFCLWSPEDLNLFQETLQAL, encoded by the coding sequence GTGCAAGGGGAAGTGGAACGGTGGCTGAAAGACCGGCAACGAAAGATCTTGCAGGATCTTGTGGCACAAGCCCTTGAAAGTATTCCGGCATGGTGTCGGGATGCCGTGCGCGACGCTCTTTTGCACAAGGCGCACCTGCGCCGTTGGGAGCACGGTGGGTTTTACGCGGTGGTTCCCTTTGAAGATGGCTGGCTTCCCTTGGATCGAGCCGTCGTGCGCCTAGTGGAAGCGCGGGCCAAAGAAAGCGAGGGTGTCGACATGGAAAGGTCAGTGGGTGACAAGGTCATCATGCTTGTTCAAGGCGACATCACCGAAATGGAAACGGATGCTATTGTCAATGCCGCCAATGCCCAATTGGTTCTGGGAGGTGGCGTGGCCGGGGCTATTCGCACCAAAGGAGGGCCGGAGATTCAAGAGGAATGTGATCGCATTGGTGGAACCCACGTGGGAGGTGCTGTGGTCACCACCGGCGGGCGTCTTAAGGCCCGCTGGGTCATCCACGCCGTGGGACCTCGATGGGGTGAAGGCGACGAGGAGGAAAAGCTTCGACAGGCGACCCTGAATAGCCTGCGACGGGCCACGGAGAAAGGCATGCGCTCCGTGGCCTTTCCGGCTATCAGCACGGGGATTTTTGGATTTCCTAAGGACTTGTGCGCAAAGATCATGCTGGACACCGTGCTCCGCTTCCTGGCCCAGGAGGAAACCAGCGTGGAACGGGTGGTGTTTTGCCTCTGGTCGCCGGAGGATCTAAACCTTTTCCAAGAAACGCTGCAAGCCCTATGA